Proteins from a genomic interval of Rhizoctonia solani chromosome 12, complete sequence:
- a CDS encoding 50S ribosome-binding GTPase — translation MASPPPYTSSQKENGDKAEPLNVLVFGPTGAGKSTIINLLTDNSANLAIGEGLKSCTERMSRATLPRIHKGRKFTFFDTPGFDDTKMAPAQQLLKLAHGLDKLNTEHSRKPHIHGVIYVHRITDNRMKGSAVDAIRVFEKLIGEDMFDHVVILTNMWDNPPDEAHKRYEDELAKEEEFFGKLINAGANAGGRYRIVKGSTAEQAQSALLDVFVKRPSKIAQIQTEMQKHGVKLGSTSAGRAVRNTVSSMRKDLEDELKDLREYYSEFPSKDPIEQDRMNQAIQDLETKLAALFIQEKLLELSKSWMIWVIWTAATTGAAMAEVVGMISISACSGACVVGAAAPAIGALTVAGATLVYGGIKSFSKWIWNA, via the exons ATGGCTTCTCCACCTCCATATACATCATCTCAGAAAGAAAATGGTGACAAAGCAGAGCCATTGAACGTATT AGTATTTGGACCCACCGGTGCCGGAAAATCCACG ATAATCAATCTTCTCACCGATAACTCGGCCAACCTAGCAATCGGAGAGGGGCTCAAATCCTGCACGGAGAGGATGAGCAGGGCCACCCTTCCTCGGATTCACAAAGGACGGAAATTCACATTTTTCGATACACCAGGGTTCGATGATACGAAAATGGCCCCAGCACAGCAACTCTTGAAATTAGCCCATGGGCTAGACAAGCT AAATACAGAACATAGCAGAAAGCCACACATACACGGAGTCATCTACGTGCATCGTATTACGGACAACAGAATGAAAGGATCGGCAGTTGACGCTATACGTGTGTTTGAAAAACTCATTGGCGAAGATATGTTTGACCATGTGGTAATTCTAACCAACATGTGGGATAACCCTCCCGACGAAGCCCACAAGCGCTACGAAGACGAACTCGCGAAGGAAGAAGAGTTCTTCGGGAAACTCATAAATGCAGGGGCGAATGCTGGAGGTCGCTATAGGATCGTGAAGGGATCCACTGCTGAACAAGCACAATCGGCGCTACTCGATGTATTCGTGAAGCGCCCATCCAAAATCGCTCAGATTCAAACTGAAATGCAAAAGCACGGTGTTAAATTGGGGAGTACCTCAGCAGGCCGGGCGGTACGCAACACAGTATCTTCAATGCGTAAAGATCTCGAGGACGAGTTGAAAGATCTTCGAGAATACTACTCTGAATTTCCCAGCAAGGATCCGATAGAGCAAGATCGGATGAATCAAGCGATCCAAGACCTTGAAACCAAGTTGGCTGCGCTATTTATACAAGAAAAGCTACTAGAATTGAGCAAGAGTTGGATGATTTGGGTGATTTGGACAGCTGCGACGACCGGGGCAGCTATGGCCGAAGTAGTCGGAATGATATCTATCAGTGCCTGCTCCGGAGCTTGCGTTGTAGGAGCGGCGGCACCGGCGATAGGCGCTTTAACAGTGGCAGGAGCAACGTTGGTTTATGGAGGGATCAAGAGCTTCTCCAAGTGGATATGGAACGCCTAG